One window of the Asticcacaulis sp. SL142 genome contains the following:
- a CDS encoding response regulator, whose protein sequence is MAGLERVRFLVVDDNGHMITIVKTILRSFGVVKIFEAKDATDAFAFLRNDSIDIVIVDYQMHVLDGVDFVRLVRTSTDSANRFVPIIMLTAHSEKSRVTSARDAGVTEFCAKPVTANELYRKISAIVNSPRPFLKVSGYFGPDRRRRNDKKFVDQISDVQKATGETVEAISEITRAIGEIAGVAASISTAVEEQMATVQEIGRSTTDVATASEQVSQRMAGVLSGSAETGAAAEQSLSAAKELGSMAEHLNSEVNQFLANVRAA, encoded by the coding sequence ATGGCTGGATTGGAAAGGGTCCGATTTTTGGTAGTGGATGACAACGGCCACATGATCACCATTGTGAAAACTATTTTGCGCAGCTTTGGCGTCGTAAAGATATTTGAGGCAAAAGACGCTACAGATGCCTTTGCTTTTTTACGCAATGATTCCATAGATATCGTCATTGTGGACTATCAAATGCATGTTCTTGATGGCGTGGATTTTGTGAGGCTTGTCCGCACCTCAACTGATAGCGCTAATCGCTTCGTGCCAATCATCATGTTGACCGCCCATTCTGAAAAATCGCGCGTTACCAGTGCCAGAGATGCAGGTGTTACGGAATTTTGCGCCAAGCCGGTTACAGCCAACGAGTTGTACCGCAAGATATCGGCGATCGTGAATTCGCCGCGCCCCTTCTTAAAAGTCTCAGGCTATTTTGGCCCCGATCGTCGGCGTCGAAATGATAAAAAGTTTGTCGATCAGATTAGTGACGTTCAGAAAGCCACAGGTGAGACGGTCGAGGCCATTTCTGAAATCACACGCGCAATCGGTGAGATCGCCGGCGTCGCAGCCTCAATCTCTACTGCCGTCGAAGAGCAGATGGCAACGGTTCAGGAGATTGGCCGCTCTACAACGGATGTCGCCACGGCTTCGGAGCAAGTCTCGCAACGTATGGCGGGCGTGCTTTCCGGCTCAGCCGAGACGGGGGCCGCCGCAGAGCAGTCTTTGAGTGCCGCGAAAGAGCTTGGCAGCATGGCCGAGCACCTAAACTCCGAAGTCAACCAGTTCCTGGCGAACGTCCGGGCGGCCTGA
- a CDS encoding EAL domain-containing protein, translating to MKLDLTNISSAEAAKALAYAITAFGKSQTCGLASLSACLDAVVEQTVSKFSKIKLAISLNQFSLNFQPVVDIRSRSVHHHEALVRLNDGSDPFGTIAFSEQVGLINDLDMAIASKVLSELRHHPAETVAVNLSGRSVENEAFRDRLFDVIKAEKAYAHLLMIELTESAMVENFEPVAKFIQKLRTNGIRVCLDDFGAGATAYNYLCNFDVDYVKVDCPFLKRAAKDRRQRAIVQSIVVLCRDLGTSLIGEMIETGGDEQFAIDLGIDYGQGYLYGRPAAQLPSGLKGEQRLGKVESWR from the coding sequence GTGAAATTGGATTTGACCAATATTAGCTCAGCCGAAGCCGCCAAGGCCCTAGCTTACGCCATTACTGCCTTCGGAAAAAGTCAGACCTGTGGGCTGGCGTCGCTCTCGGCGTGTCTTGACGCCGTCGTCGAGCAAACCGTATCCAAGTTCTCGAAAATTAAACTGGCGATATCTCTCAATCAGTTTTCACTGAATTTTCAGCCCGTAGTCGATATCCGCAGCCGATCCGTCCATCATCACGAGGCCTTGGTGAGGTTAAACGATGGTTCTGATCCGTTTGGAACTATAGCATTTTCCGAGCAGGTTGGCTTGATTAATGACCTCGATATGGCAATCGCCTCAAAGGTTCTCAGTGAGTTGCGTCATCATCCGGCTGAGACTGTGGCGGTCAATCTGTCAGGTCGCTCCGTGGAGAACGAAGCTTTCCGCGACCGCCTGTTCGATGTGATCAAAGCGGAAAAGGCCTATGCCCACCTGCTAATGATCGAGCTAACGGAATCGGCTATGGTCGAAAACTTCGAGCCCGTGGCGAAATTCATTCAAAAGCTACGCACAAATGGCATTCGAGTATGTCTTGATGACTTTGGGGCGGGGGCAACGGCGTATAACTATCTCTGTAATTTTGATGTCGATTATGTCAAAGTGGATTGCCCCTTTCTTAAACGCGCCGCTAAAGACAGACGTCAACGCGCGATTGTCCAGTCTATAGTTGTCCTGTGCCGGGATCTTGGGACGTCCCTGATCGGAGAGATGATAGAGACCGGCGGCGATGAACAGTTTGCTATCGATCTGGGCATTGATTACGGGCAAGGCTATCTCTATGGCCGACCTGCCGCGCAATTGCCATCTGGCCTTAAAGGCGAGCAGCGTCTGGGTAAGGTCGAATCCTGGCGATAA
- a CDS encoding EAL domain-containing protein — translation MFEIFFEHNPIPMWVFNLASQKILAVNAASCDLYGHSKRDLIEKTLNDLHAPGDFLNGRMSPESLAAFLVPEQNVTQFKANGDKIKVLRFARPARYHGEDCVIVWNIDVTEREQASVELQSTQIFLDAIVESIPSMLFVKDARDGRFVLLNKAGEELLELSRHDLIGKSDFDLFDIEDAKRFRLADQEVVASGKLVTIENEPLTTPNGVRSLRTQKVGVPDINGKPRYLLGISEDVTEKLRIEERSRHLALHDILTDLPNRLQFQNILDRHIDANSATDSDFALLLLDLDRFKAVNDSLGHHVGDHLLQQVATRMLSHMGEDDVVARLGGDEFGVIHKGQISLESTTQLAGRLISALCEPFTIDGHYVSIGCSAGLALRSLNGGSADALMKRADLALYAAKSTGKGDYAWFEYAMEEKADRQRILREELSTALEKNQLYLNYQPIVCTRTRKIICFEALLRWEHPTRGLISPDEFIPVAESSGLIEPIGRWVLQQACAEATKWPKAIRLAVNLSPGQFTGFSLAADVTRALEQSKLSPHRLELEITESIFLTDTEENVRILNQLKQLGIHIALDDFGTGYSSLAYLRCFSFNKLKIDRSFISDMSSTPENLAIVRAVIGLGKSFGAVVTAEGVETEDEMACVTQEGCDQAQGYLLGRPMTAHDVEAILVSLPTNRRFEGRA, via the coding sequence ATGTTCGAGATATTTTTCGAACACAATCCCATCCCCATGTGGGTATTTAACCTGGCAAGCCAAAAGATTTTGGCCGTTAATGCAGCGTCATGCGATTTGTATGGTCACAGCAAGCGCGACCTGATCGAAAAAACGCTTAATGATCTTCATGCGCCGGGCGATTTCCTCAACGGGCGTATGAGTCCGGAAAGTCTGGCTGCGTTTCTCGTCCCAGAGCAGAACGTTACCCAGTTTAAGGCCAACGGCGATAAAATAAAGGTGCTCCGCTTTGCCCGTCCCGCGCGCTATCATGGCGAAGACTGCGTTATCGTTTGGAATATCGATGTCACTGAGCGCGAACAGGCGTCCGTGGAACTGCAAAGTACACAGATTTTTCTTGATGCAATCGTGGAGAGCATACCCTCCATGCTGTTCGTAAAGGATGCTCGCGACGGCCGGTTTGTATTGTTAAACAAGGCGGGTGAGGAACTACTCGAATTAAGCCGCCATGACCTTATCGGAAAATCTGACTTCGATTTGTTCGACATTGAAGATGCAAAACGCTTCCGGCTGGCCGATCAGGAGGTGGTAGCGTCCGGAAAACTCGTTACTATCGAAAATGAACCGCTCACGACGCCAAACGGTGTGCGATCCTTAAGGACACAAAAAGTTGGTGTGCCAGATATCAACGGAAAACCAAGATATCTGCTGGGTATTTCCGAAGATGTAACCGAGAAACTTCGGATAGAGGAACGCAGCCGTCATCTGGCCTTGCACGATATCCTGACGGACTTGCCAAACCGGCTGCAGTTTCAGAACATCCTTGATCGCCATATCGATGCAAATTCTGCGACCGATAGTGATTTCGCCCTGTTGCTGCTTGACCTCGACCGCTTCAAGGCTGTGAATGACAGTCTAGGTCACCATGTCGGCGATCACTTGCTACAACAGGTAGCAACGCGCATGTTATCCCATATGGGGGAAGACGACGTCGTGGCCAGATTGGGCGGTGATGAATTCGGTGTGATCCATAAGGGTCAAATTAGTCTGGAGAGCACCACTCAGCTTGCAGGCCGATTGATCTCAGCCCTGTGTGAGCCCTTCACCATTGATGGACATTATGTCTCAATTGGATGCAGCGCGGGCCTTGCGTTGAGATCTTTGAATGGCGGCAGTGCCGATGCGCTCATGAAACGGGCCGACCTTGCGCTCTATGCAGCCAAATCCACGGGTAAAGGTGACTATGCGTGGTTTGAGTATGCAATGGAGGAAAAAGCCGATCGCCAGCGTATTCTGCGTGAAGAACTCAGTACTGCCCTGGAAAAGAACCAGCTTTACCTCAACTATCAACCCATCGTCTGCACGCGTACCCGCAAAATTATTTGCTTTGAAGCCTTACTACGTTGGGAGCATCCGACACGAGGTCTTATATCCCCTGACGAGTTTATCCCAGTCGCTGAATCCTCAGGCTTGATAGAGCCTATCGGTAGGTGGGTTCTGCAGCAGGCCTGCGCTGAAGCCACCAAATGGCCAAAAGCCATCAGACTCGCCGTGAACCTGTCGCCCGGGCAGTTCACCGGTTTCAGTTTGGCCGCAGACGTCACTAGGGCGTTGGAGCAATCAAAGTTATCGCCCCACCGGCTGGAACTTGAAATTACAGAGTCAATTTTCCTCACCGACACTGAGGAAAACGTCCGCATCTTGAACCAGCTCAAGCAACTGGGAATTCATATCGCACTGGATGACTTTGGCACTGGCTACTCAAGCCTTGCCTATCTGAGATGTTTTTCGTTCAATAAACTTAAAATTGACCGCTCGTTTATCTCCGACATGTCCTCCACGCCGGAAAACCTTGCTATCGTGCGCGCGGTTATTGGTCTGGGCAAAAGCTTTGGGGCAGTAGTCACTGCCGAAGGGGTTGAAACTGAGGACGAGATGGCATGCGTTACTCAGGAGGGCTGCGATCAGGCTCAGGGCTACTTGCTGGGGCGCCCTATGACGGCTCACGACGTAGAGGCTATACTTGTGTCCTTACCCACGAACAGAAGGTTCGAGGGACGCGCATAA
- a CDS encoding serine hydrolase gives MACTIATPVHAADAPASALAQAPAIATDPATMAKIQSMIQTYPDAGQFMGAVLIAKDGQVVLDKGFGFADRNAKTQITPNTRFYIASMTKQFTAAAILLLEERGKLSINDPIGKHVSGLPASWAAIPLINLLTHTSGIPDWGNRPEAQATQLKPMTAEQMLAFVTAKPLDFVPDTAYAYSNTNYVLLGMAVEKASGQPFVTFLKDNIFVPLGMEATAVNVALPSLKGYIYRPGGLDIETPKTYDQTSALGDSGIVSTTHDLMKWQQGLFGGKLLTPASLSKMITAYKNDRGVNGNNGFGLVVRAPRGGLRQFHHGGALPGFQSTIAWYPDAKLSVILLENVEARKPAPSAEEMRGNIVTALTGGDVPPPLVHKEIQVSPDVLAAYLGTYELAQPKLHTMTITLEDGQLFAESKGAWRFPVYPETPTRFFSKHFEAQFEFVTAADGKVTGLVFHNGGRSTPGVRK, from the coding sequence ATGGCCTGCACGATTGCAACGCCGGTTCATGCGGCAGATGCGCCCGCATCAGCTCTGGCTCAGGCACCCGCAATTGCGACGGATCCGGCGACAATGGCCAAAATCCAGTCCATGATTCAGACCTATCCAGATGCCGGGCAGTTCATGGGCGCGGTTCTGATCGCCAAGGACGGACAGGTCGTGCTCGACAAGGGCTTCGGGTTCGCCGACCGTAACGCAAAAACACAGATCACACCCAACACACGCTTTTACATCGCTTCGATGACCAAGCAGTTCACAGCGGCGGCGATCCTGCTATTGGAAGAGCGCGGCAAGCTCAGCATCAATGATCCTATCGGCAAGCACGTGTCGGGACTACCGGCGTCCTGGGCGGCCATTCCTCTGATAAATCTGCTCACCCACACGTCGGGCATTCCTGATTGGGGCAACCGACCTGAAGCGCAAGCGACACAGCTGAAGCCTATGACGGCGGAACAGATGCTGGCATTTGTTACGGCGAAGCCGCTCGATTTCGTACCGGACACGGCTTACGCCTACAGCAACACCAATTACGTCCTGCTCGGCATGGCCGTTGAAAAGGCCAGCGGCCAGCCCTTTGTGACCTTCCTGAAGGACAATATCTTCGTTCCGTTGGGGATGGAGGCCACCGCTGTCAATGTCGCGCTTCCGAGCCTCAAAGGCTACATTTACCGGCCGGGCGGCTTGGACATTGAAACACCTAAAACCTACGATCAGACCTCAGCGTTGGGAGATAGCGGCATTGTCTCAACTACGCATGATCTTATGAAATGGCAGCAGGGCCTGTTTGGTGGCAAGCTTCTGACACCGGCTTCACTTAGCAAGATGATAACGGCTTACAAGAACGACCGCGGCGTCAATGGCAATAACGGTTTCGGGTTGGTCGTCCGGGCACCGCGCGGGGGCTTACGCCAATTTCACCACGGTGGGGCGCTTCCGGGTTTTCAGTCGACCATAGCTTGGTATCCCGACGCAAAACTGTCGGTGATCCTTCTTGAAAACGTCGAAGCGCGCAAGCCCGCGCCGTCGGCGGAAGAGATGCGCGGTAATATCGTCACCGCCCTGACCGGAGGCGATGTGCCGCCGCCCTTGGTCCATAAGGAGATTCAGGTCAGCCCCGACGTGCTGGCGGCTTATCTCGGCACCTATGAATTGGCCCAGCCGAAATTACACACGATGACCATCACGCTCGAAGACGGTCAGTTGTTCGCTGAGTCTAAAGGCGCCTGGCGGTTTCCGGTTTACCCCGAAACCCCGACGCGGTTCTTCAGCAAACATTTCGAGGCGCAGTTCGAATTCGTCACAGCCGCGGATGGTAAAGTCACCGGACTGGTCTTCCACAATGGCGGACGTTCAACGCCGGGCGTGAGGAAGTAG
- a CDS encoding helix-turn-helix domain-containing protein, with translation MARKSSHPVDIYVGSRIKACRKTSGISQTELAKAVGLTFQQVQKYESGSNRVSASVLFDMSRFLGVQIGYFLTVMMCGLKRMTLGRNWTITHLHLHSREKRRQWRLRFQKLKSQPSAVKSPNWFVF, from the coding sequence ATGGCGAGAAAATCTTCTCATCCGGTCGATATTTACGTGGGGTCGCGTATTAAGGCGTGCCGAAAGACTAGCGGTATCAGCCAGACTGAACTGGCAAAAGCTGTGGGCCTCACATTTCAGCAAGTGCAGAAATACGAGAGCGGTTCAAATCGCGTAAGCGCGTCGGTATTATTTGATATGTCCCGTTTTTTAGGGGTGCAAATCGGATATTTTTTGACGGTTATGATGTGTGGGTTGAAAAGAATGACCCTCGGCCGGAATTGGACAATAACCCACTTACATTTACACTCACGGGAGAAGAGGCGGCAATGGCGGTTGCGTTTCCAAAAATTAAAGAGCCAGCCCAGCGCCGTAAAATCGCCGAACTGGTTCGTATTCTAG
- a CDS encoding helix-turn-helix transcriptional regulator: MGGLEWAVKLRQPTLTPFHECRADQLPSYRSKRTADPAQQAKMEVVAIEFGRAHANHPKMAQVRKLVAFDFFAISGMAFSGLGVGNGVMLASDMPEGFLRKFVAEGLYPHDPLSVLITPEKHWGSWHDLPSEVLNVSSLSRIRELEREYGISRRSAVGFFDKEYRFGGGIFCRATPFSEAEKFILEMATRVVHAELSKELLLSMNQHLGMSAGEITCLQLLADGHEIAGIHQMTTYSIETLYSYVKSASKKLHAKGRTHAISEAFRRNLIK; this comes from the coding sequence ATGGGCGGGCTTGAATGGGCGGTAAAATTACGCCAACCTACACTGACACCGTTTCATGAATGTAGAGCTGACCAATTGCCCAGTTACCGTTCCAAGCGCACAGCAGACCCTGCTCAGCAAGCTAAGATGGAAGTTGTTGCCATTGAGTTCGGCAGAGCCCATGCCAACCATCCGAAAATGGCACAAGTGCGGAAGCTAGTCGCATTTGATTTTTTCGCCATCTCCGGAATGGCCTTTTCGGGCTTGGGGGTTGGCAATGGCGTTATGCTGGCTTCTGACATGCCTGAAGGCTTCTTACGGAAGTTTGTTGCTGAAGGGTTATATCCTCATGACCCCCTTTCAGTTCTGATAACCCCAGAGAAACATTGGGGAAGTTGGCATGACCTTCCTTCGGAGGTTTTAAATGTTTCTTCTCTTAGTCGAATTCGCGAACTTGAACGTGAATATGGAATTTCGAGGCGGTCTGCCGTGGGCTTCTTTGATAAAGAGTATAGGTTCGGAGGAGGGATATTTTGCCGCGCCACGCCATTTTCTGAAGCAGAGAAGTTTATCCTAGAGATGGCTACCCGCGTCGTTCATGCAGAGCTATCGAAGGAACTATTGTTGTCCATGAATCAGCATTTAGGAATGTCGGCGGGAGAGATCACCTGCCTTCAGCTACTGGCTGACGGTCATGAAATCGCGGGCATACATCAGATGACAACATACTCGATTGAGACCCTCTATTCATACGTTAAATCGGCCTCGAAAAAACTTCACGCCAAAGGCCGGACGCATGCAATTTCCGAGGCATTTCGCCGCAATCTTATAAAATAG
- a CDS encoding TIM-barrel domain-containing protein, with translation MTTRRLVSIGVLVWVAILGTTADATPATGLDVNGHLLSVTSKSQGFSYSRTDSGVQIRVGIQTKNIIFYGPGLVRVNTTLGENFWKHPSLVVIDKPAALTFNISETPDTLTLVSASLHVLIDKATGAVTFSDLNGKVYTQEKRDAPQTLKNVEIAGALTYEAENTFTLKPDEAIYGFGFVGEGEINRRNKELLLVQTNIGIIIPVMVSSERYGILWDTYSKMRFRDSAEGASLWAESAPGGVDYYFMAGETMDDVVKGYRELTGDAPMYPKQAFGLFMSKERYRTQDRLLEVAQTFRNEQFPLDYIVQDWQYWGSDTDGTWSGMIWNKERFPDPKGMTKTIHDLNLKLMVSIWPSVGNDTDLGRELDEHDLRFEPLHWISKKARIYDAFSPQGREIYFKHIKKGLLDVGVDALWMDGTEVEVGTAVHDAGETERDIKGLGTNALGDFTRYLNPYSLVTTQGTYDGQRATSNQRVFTLTRSAWAGAQRTAAASWSGDTRASWKTLRDQINGGVNVTITGNPYWTQDTGGFFVWDFLGGEKNPAYRELYARWAQYATFNPIMRIHGTSIEREPYIFKDTDPEMYKALRDSVYLRYRLLPYIYSLSWQVTHNDYTLMRALPMDFPGDRATHNISDAFMFGPSFLVHPVTRPMYRFEPPPASTIPATALRTPEGQPGLSGQYFEGINFDIPKGKTTDSTLDLQWPGPPLADMPAGLTSLDNFSARWTGSIVAPEDGEYELGVEGDDGFRLFVNDNLFVEDWKNGAKRYKSARITLKKGQTIPIRLEYYQATYARELRLTWRTPSQQVELARTTKAIDNRVETYLPKGMDWYDFWTHKRFTGGQSVAKTVPLHITPLYVRSGAIVPMGPVVQYATERPDAEYEIRIYPGADGKFTIYEDDNETYDYEKGQYATYDLIWNDASKTLTIGGRKGGYEGLIKSRKLNFVLLGASKATGIDTGTATKTVTYTGNTISIKF, from the coding sequence ATGACGACACGCAGGCTCGTATCGATTGGTGTATTGGTTTGGGTCGCAATTTTAGGCACAACTGCCGATGCCACACCCGCAACGGGTTTGGACGTTAACGGTCACCTGCTTTCGGTTACATCAAAGTCTCAAGGCTTCTCGTACTCGCGCACTGATAGCGGCGTTCAAATCCGTGTCGGGATCCAAACTAAGAATATCATTTTTTACGGACCCGGGCTTGTTCGGGTAAATACGACGCTGGGTGAAAACTTTTGGAAGCACCCCAGCCTGGTCGTTATAGATAAACCCGCCGCGCTAACATTCAATATTTCCGAGACGCCGGATACTCTAACGCTTGTGAGCGCGTCACTGCATGTGCTCATCGATAAGGCGACCGGTGCGGTTACCTTTTCTGATCTCAACGGCAAGGTATATACTCAGGAAAAACGCGACGCCCCGCAGACCCTGAAAAATGTCGAGATTGCCGGCGCGCTAACCTACGAAGCCGAAAACACATTCACGCTGAAACCTGATGAAGCCATCTACGGCTTCGGCTTTGTCGGCGAGGGTGAGATCAATCGCCGTAACAAAGAACTGCTTCTGGTTCAGACGAATATCGGCATCATCATTCCCGTGATGGTCTCTTCCGAACGCTATGGCATCTTATGGGACACCTATTCCAAGATGCGCTTCAGGGACTCAGCCGAGGGTGCCAGCCTGTGGGCCGAAAGCGCACCCGGGGGCGTCGATTACTACTTCATGGCCGGTGAGACCATGGACGATGTCGTGAAGGGCTACCGTGAGTTGACGGGTGACGCCCCTATGTACCCAAAGCAAGCGTTCGGTCTTTTCATGAGCAAGGAGCGGTACCGGACTCAGGATCGGCTCCTGGAGGTGGCCCAGACCTTCCGCAACGAACAGTTCCCGCTCGATTATATCGTACAGGACTGGCAGTATTGGGGCAGCGATACTGATGGCACCTGGAGCGGCATGATCTGGAATAAGGAACGCTTTCCTGACCCGAAGGGCATGACTAAGACCATCCACGACCTGAACCTGAAATTGATGGTTTCGATCTGGCCGTCGGTCGGCAATGACACGGATCTGGGTCGTGAGCTTGATGAGCACGATCTGCGCTTTGAGCCCTTGCACTGGATATCAAAAAAAGCGCGCATCTATGACGCGTTTAGCCCGCAAGGACGCGAAATCTATTTCAAGCACATCAAAAAGGGCCTTCTGGATGTCGGCGTCGATGCACTTTGGATGGATGGCACTGAGGTTGAAGTCGGCACGGCCGTGCACGATGCCGGCGAAACTGAACGCGACATCAAGGGGCTGGGGACCAATGCGCTTGGTGACTTCACCCGTTATCTGAACCCCTACTCTCTTGTAACGACGCAAGGCACCTACGACGGGCAGCGCGCAACCTCTAATCAGCGCGTTTTCACGCTGACACGATCCGCTTGGGCGGGTGCGCAACGAACGGCCGCAGCATCTTGGTCAGGCGATACAAGAGCGAGTTGGAAAACCCTCAGAGACCAGATTAACGGCGGCGTAAACGTCACTATTACAGGCAATCCGTACTGGACTCAGGACACCGGCGGATTCTTTGTGTGGGACTTCTTAGGGGGCGAGAAAAACCCAGCCTACCGCGAACTCTATGCGCGCTGGGCCCAATACGCGACCTTTAATCCGATCATGCGTATCCATGGCACCAGTATCGAGCGGGAACCTTATATTTTCAAGGATACAGATCCTGAGATGTATAAGGCCCTGCGCGACTCTGTTTATCTGCGTTACCGGCTCCTGCCCTATATCTACAGCCTGAGCTGGCAAGTCACGCACAACGACTATACGCTGATGCGGGCGCTGCCGATGGATTTCCCGGGTGACCGCGCAACACACAATATCAGTGATGCCTTCATGTTCGGGCCATCCTTCCTGGTTCATCCGGTCACCCGGCCCATGTACCGGTTTGAGCCCCCACCTGCTTCGACCATACCGGCTACAGCTCTGCGCACGCCCGAGGGACAGCCGGGGCTGTCGGGACAGTATTTTGAAGGCATCAATTTCGACATTCCAAAGGGCAAGACGACGGACTCAACCCTCGACCTGCAGTGGCCGGGGCCACCTTTGGCCGATATGCCAGCAGGCCTCACCAGCCTCGACAACTTTTCCGCACGTTGGACAGGCTCGATTGTCGCGCCGGAAGACGGTGAATACGAGCTCGGCGTCGAAGGTGACGACGGCTTCCGGCTGTTCGTCAATGACAATCTATTTGTTGAAGACTGGAAAAACGGCGCCAAACGCTACAAGAGCGCGCGGATCACCCTAAAAAAAGGGCAGACGATCCCCATCCGGCTGGAATATTATCAGGCCACCTATGCCCGCGAATTGCGCCTTACGTGGCGCACACCGTCGCAACAGGTTGAACTTGCTCGCACAACCAAGGCCATCGATAACCGAGTCGAAACCTATCTGCCGAAAGGGATGGACTGGTATGACTTCTGGACTCATAAGCGCTTCACTGGCGGGCAGTCAGTTGCGAAGACCGTCCCTCTCCACATCACGCCGCTCTATGTCCGCTCAGGGGCAATCGTACCCATGGGGCCGGTCGTACAATATGCGACGGAGCGGCCAGACGCGGAATATGAGATCCGGATATATCCCGGAGCGGACGGCAAGTTCACCATATACGAAGACGACAACGAAACCTACGACTACGAAAAGGGGCAATATGCGACTTACGACCTCATTTGGAACGATGCGTCCAAAACCCTGACGATCGGTGGGCGAAAAGGCGGCTACGAGGGCCTTATCAAAAGCCGAAAGCTGAATTTCGTTCTGTTAGGCGCAAGTAAAGCCACGGGCATTGATACCGGCACAGCCACAAAGACCGTCACCTACACAGGCAATACAATTTCGATTAAGTTCTAA
- a CDS encoding methyl-accepting chemotaxis protein, whose protein sequence is MVEAINVSQAIIEFDPDGKIIRANKNFLAAVGYAEKDVIGQHHRLFCLPEYVQSENYSQLWRGLAAGQFTTGEFKRVGAGGKILWLQASYNPVRDRTGKVVRIVELASDITEAKAKSLDHAGKVNAIERAQAVIEFAPGGEILTANDNFLKTMGYSLDEVVGQHHRMFCESHYSQSKEYNAFWEALRNGEFQAAEYKRIGKGGREVYIQASYNPVFDDTGVVIKVVKFATDITETVMRLRNDELGRHINEQLQDVTTRMVSATEMASTASSASTETGSVVHAVAAASEELSASVREIASSMGHARTSVEGIFKHAEGAGSSARALNDSATSMTSVVEMIQDIASQINLLALNATIESARAGEAGRGFAVVASEVKSLANQAARSTETISKEITNMQTMTTEVVEALRSISSNMTSVLENVSSIASAIEQQNAVSAEISGNMQAAVMAVQEIDEKLNHLTTTFGEVTQASNHVMGNVEALVA, encoded by the coding sequence TTGGTCGAGGCCATAAACGTCTCCCAAGCCATCATTGAATTCGATCCTGACGGCAAGATAATCCGGGCGAATAAGAATTTCCTCGCAGCGGTAGGTTACGCTGAAAAGGATGTCATAGGGCAACATCATCGTTTGTTTTGTCTTCCCGAGTATGTTCAATCTGAAAACTACAGCCAGTTATGGCGTGGGCTTGCAGCTGGTCAGTTTACGACGGGTGAATTCAAGAGGGTCGGGGCCGGGGGCAAAATTTTATGGCTCCAAGCAAGCTATAATCCTGTCCGTGACCGCACGGGCAAGGTCGTAAGAATAGTCGAGCTGGCATCAGATATTACCGAAGCGAAGGCCAAAAGCTTGGACCATGCCGGTAAAGTCAACGCCATTGAACGTGCCCAAGCGGTTATCGAATTTGCACCCGGGGGCGAAATACTCACCGCCAATGATAATTTTCTAAAAACTATGGGTTATTCCCTTGATGAGGTCGTGGGCCAGCACCACCGGATGTTCTGTGAATCTCACTATAGCCAGTCCAAGGAATACAACGCCTTTTGGGAGGCCTTGCGAAACGGTGAATTCCAGGCGGCAGAATACAAGCGTATCGGAAAAGGTGGCCGCGAAGTCTATATTCAGGCGTCTTACAATCCTGTTTTTGACGACACAGGCGTGGTAATAAAAGTGGTTAAGTTCGCCACAGACATCACTGAGACTGTCATGCGTCTTCGAAATGACGAGCTTGGCCGTCATATAAATGAACAGTTACAAGATGTAACCACGCGAATGGTGTCCGCAACAGAGATGGCGTCAACCGCCTCAAGTGCGTCAACCGAAACGGGCTCGGTCGTTCATGCCGTTGCGGCGGCGTCAGAGGAGTTGAGTGCAAGCGTCCGGGAGATCGCTAGCAGCATGGGGCATGCGAGAACCAGCGTGGAAGGTATTTTCAAGCACGCTGAGGGCGCAGGGAGTTCGGCAAGAGCCTTGAATGATTCGGCGACGTCAATGACCAGCGTGGTCGAAATGATTCAAGACATCGCAAGCCAGATCAATCTACTTGCCCTCAATGCAACGATTGAATCGGCGCGTGCCGGCGAGGCCGGCAGAGGATTTGCGGTCGTGGCTTCGGAAGTCAAGTCTCTTGCCAATCAGGCAGCCAGGTCCACCGAAACCATCTCAAAAGAAATCACCAATATGCAGACCATGACGACCGAGGTGGTTGAAGCCCTAAGGTCTATCTCATCGAATATGACCTCGGTTCTCGAAAATGTGTCCAGTATAGCCAGTGCTATTGAGCAGCAAAATGCGGTCAGTGCGGAGATTTCCGGTAACATGCAGGCCGCGGTGATGGCCGTTCAGGAGATCGACGAAAAACTCAACCATCTTACGACGACGTTCGGTGAGGTCACTCAGGCATCAAATCACGTAATGGGTAATGTCGAAGCCTTGGTCGCGTAA